In Anaerostipes hadrus ATCC 29173 = JCM 17467, a single genomic region encodes these proteins:
- a CDS encoding lysophospholipid acyltransferase family protein, producing MIRFFADIIYLFFFLTLTAPLYPLFDHWNKTGKAHKRSSIAQRMILRSFKICLAMAGTKLIVDGQENIPEDGAVLYVGNHSSYYDILCSYVATERGMGFFAKKEMEKIPCLSHWMRFINCLFLDRKNIKAGLATMNEGTKLLKDGFSIAIFPEGTRSQDEDPHEFKEGSLRPALKAGVPVIPMAISGTADILENNRRFQVKPTTVHITFGQPIYPDQLERAEKKHLGATIREEIIEMRKKHKTS from the coding sequence ATGATTCGTTTTTTTGCAGATATTATTTATCTGTTCTTTTTCCTGACATTAACCGCACCGCTCTATCCATTGTTTGATCATTGGAACAAAACTGGAAAAGCTCATAAACGTTCATCCATAGCACAACGCATGATCTTACGATCTTTTAAGATCTGTCTTGCTATGGCTGGTACAAAATTAATTGTTGATGGTCAGGAAAACATACCAGAAGATGGTGCTGTTTTATATGTTGGAAATCATAGCAGTTATTATGATATTTTATGCAGCTACGTTGCTACTGAACGTGGAATGGGATTTTTTGCCAAGAAAGAAATGGAAAAGATTCCTTGTCTATCCCACTGGATGCGTTTTATCAACTGCCTGTTTTTAGATCGTAAGAATATCAAAGCTGGACTTGCTACCATGAATGAAGGTACAAAACTTTTGAAAGATGGTTTTTCCATTGCGATCTTCCCAGAAGGTACCAGAAGTCAGGATGAAGATCCTCATGAGTTCAAAGAAGGAAGTTTACGTCCTGCTCTGAAAGCTGGTGTTCCTGTAATTCCGATGGCAATTTCAGGTACTGCTGATATCTTAGAGAATAACAGACGTTTTCAGGTAAAACCAACGACTGTTCATATTACTTTTGGACAGCCAATCTATCCTGATCAGCTTGAAAGAGCTGAGAAAAAGCATCTCGGTGCTACAATTCGTGAAGAAATTATCGAAATGCGAAAAAAACATAAGACAAGTTAA
- a CDS encoding nicotinate phosphoribosyltransferase, with protein MDINHLTLLTDLYELTMMQGYFKTGNDETVVFDVFYRDNPSGSGYAITCGLDQVIDYIKNLSFSYDDIDYLRNQGIFDEDFLEYLAGYHFTGDIYAIAEGTVVFPREPLLKVKAPIMEAQLVETALLNIINHQSLIATKASRVVYAAGGSGVMEFGLRRAQGPDAGTYGARAAVIGGCDGTSNVLAGKCFDIPILGTHAHSWIMSFDDEYHAFRAYADLYPDSCTLLVDTYDTLRSGVPNAIRVFEELRAEGHMPKHYGIRLDSGDLAYLTKKARIMLDEAGFPDAVIAASGDLDENLITSLKSQGAPITSWGVGTKLITSADCPAFGGVYKLAASKPKGADEFTAKIKISENPAKITNPGNKTIYRIYGKEDGKIRGDLICLVGEHYDESDDLTIFDPQATWKKSTLAGGTYTMRELLVPIFIKGQCVYKSPSVMDIRSYCKDELNTLWDESRRLVNPQEVYVDLSMPLYKLKNELLDANHKK; from the coding sequence ATGGATATAAATCATCTTACCTTGCTCACAGATCTTTATGAATTAACCATGATGCAAGGATATTTTAAAACAGGGAATGATGAAACTGTAGTTTTTGATGTTTTTTACCGTGATAATCCTTCTGGAAGTGGCTATGCGATCACTTGCGGACTCGATCAGGTCATTGATTATATCAAAAACTTATCTTTTTCATATGATGATATTGATTATCTTCGTAATCAAGGGATTTTTGATGAAGATTTTCTGGAATATCTTGCTGGATATCATTTTACAGGAGATATTTATGCGATCGCGGAAGGAACTGTTGTATTCCCAAGAGAACCGCTTCTGAAAGTTAAAGCACCTATCATGGAGGCACAGCTTGTAGAAACTGCGCTCCTTAATATCATCAATCATCAAAGTCTGATCGCTACGAAGGCTTCTCGTGTAGTTTATGCTGCTGGTGGAAGTGGTGTTATGGAATTCGGACTTCGACGTGCTCAGGGACCTGATGCTGGTACTTATGGTGCCCGTGCTGCCGTGATCGGTGGTTGTGATGGTACTTCGAATGTACTTGCTGGTAAATGTTTTGATATTCCGATCCTTGGAACTCATGCACACAGCTGGATCATGAGTTTTGATGACGAATATCATGCTTTCCGTGCTTATGCAGATCTTTATCCAGATTCCTGCACTTTACTTGTTGACACTTATGACACTCTTCGTTCTGGTGTTCCAAATGCGATCCGTGTATTTGAAGAATTAAGAGCAGAAGGTCATATGCCAAAGCACTATGGAATCCGTTTAGACAGTGGGGATCTTGCTTATCTTACAAAGAAAGCCCGTATCATGCTTGATGAAGCAGGTTTTCCTGATGCAGTGATCGCTGCTTCTGGAGACCTTGATGAGAATCTGATCACAAGCTTAAAATCTCAGGGTGCACCGATCACTTCATGGGGTGTTGGTACAAAACTGATCACTTCTGCAGATTGTCCTGCATTTGGAGGTGTCTATAAACTTGCTGCCTCTAAACCAAAAGGTGCTGATGAATTTACTGCTAAGATCAAGATTTCTGAGAATCCTGCAAAGATCACAAATCCTGGAAATAAAACGATTTATCGTATCTACGGAAAGGAAGATGGAAAGATCCGTGGTGATCTGATCTGTCTTGTCGGGGAACATTATGATGAATCTGACGATCTGACAATCTTTGATCCTCAGGCTACTTGGAAGAAGTCTACACTTGCTGGTGGTACTTATACAATGCGTGAACTTTTAGTTCCAATCTTTATCAAAGGTCAATGTGTTTACAAGAGTCCTTCTGTTATGGACATCCGTTCCTATTGTAAGGATGAACTAAACACATTATGGGATGAGAGCAGACGTCTTGTGAATCCACAGGAAGTCTATGTCGATCTTTCCATGCCTCTTTACAAATTAAAGAATGAATTGCTTGATGCAAATCACAAAAAATAA
- a CDS encoding HPr family phosphocarrier protein has product MKRYDFTITSDRGLHAQPVAALASIACKSASCVTLEYDGGEIDVSNAIHLMSACISYNDKVNLIVSGSDEDETMEKLKEIVTSQLL; this is encoded by the coding sequence ATGAAAAGATATGATTTTACAATTACATCTGACCGTGGACTTCACGCACAGCCTGTAGCTGCTCTTGCAAGTATCGCATGTAAAAGTGCTTCTTGTGTTACACTAGAATATGATGGAGGAGAAATCGATGTATCCAATGCGATCCATCTAATGTCTGCTTGTATCTCCTACAATGATAAAGTAAATCTGATCGTTTCTGGATCTGACGAGGATGAAACAATGGAGAAATTAAAGGAAATCGTCACTTCACAACTTTTATAA
- a CDS encoding SpoIID/LytB domain-containing protein, protein MRYKMTYILFLFFLLTTIPYIITIYINKENKKNISFENYDSGYKIQDKDQDIDLESYLLKILPGQISMDQEEETIKCQAVILRTDLIRKMGRSKKIKMESIPYQVYKDEQYKSKLGDRAYEIMDQKRKKAVKETIGKVITYKGALIEPYFHAVSVGMTLDASEWFGKKIPYLRQKESLSDIESKDYMSIKTISYQRMQIILEEHMKKKITIQQLQKNLRLLTVTKNGYVKQIKAGSYIISGEDFARWLQLASNNFYFEQYKGNLRIICLGKGNGLGLSQYGADQMAKQGKTYQKILKYYYPKTMIQKLYE, encoded by the coding sequence ATGAGGTACAAAATGACATATATATTATTTTTATTTTTTTTGTTAACAACGATTCCATATATTATTACGATATATATCAATAAAGAAAACAAGAAAAATATTTCGTTTGAAAACTATGACAGTGGATATAAAATACAAGACAAGGACCAAGATATTGATTTGGAAAGTTACCTTTTAAAAATCCTCCCAGGACAGATTTCCATGGATCAAGAAGAAGAAACAATCAAATGTCAGGCTGTGATCTTAAGGACAGATCTGATCCGGAAAATGGGCAGATCAAAGAAGATAAAGATGGAAAGCATACCATATCAGGTGTACAAAGACGAACAATATAAAAGTAAACTGGGTGATCGTGCCTATGAGATCATGGATCAGAAACGAAAAAAAGCAGTCAAAGAAACAATCGGAAAGGTGATCACATACAAAGGAGCATTGATCGAACCATATTTTCATGCAGTGAGTGTGGGGATGACATTAGATGCAAGTGAATGGTTCGGGAAAAAGATTCCTTATCTAAGACAGAAAGAAAGTTTAAGTGATATTGAATCCAAAGATTATATGTCAATTAAGACAATTTCATATCAAAGGATGCAGATTATACTAGAAGAACACATGAAAAAGAAAATCACCATACAACAATTACAAAAAAATCTGAGACTTTTAACGGTAACAAAGAATGGATATGTCAAACAGATCAAGGCCGGATCATATATCATTTCCGGAGAAGATTTTGCAAGATGGCTGCAACTGGCATCCAATAATTTTTATTTTGAACAATATAAAGGAAATTTAAGGATCATCTGTCTCGGAAAGGGAAATGGATTAGGACTAAGCCAGTATGGTGCAGATCAGATGGCAAAGCAAGGAAAAACCTATCAAAAAATATTAAAATATTACTATCCAAAAACAATGATTCAAAAACTATATGAATAA
- a CDS encoding M23 family metallopeptidase, whose translation MRKNNKQNPFPLRKYYGAMIIGFVFFLGIMAYYSATFRQRRDQAKQEVSLEEESIGANNSATQEKTKTTTQDKKETETTAQMKRTMSESVTYNGTSKLTWPIKGNIILPYSVNSTIYFESLDQYRINKGILIEAKEGDEVKAVRKAKVREIKKSAEYGQTVLMDLGNEYTVLYGQLKDIRVKEGTMVNAGEVIAKVAEPTSYYTLEGTNLYFQMEKDKKSVDPLKYLE comes from the coding sequence ATGAGAAAAAATAACAAACAAAACCCATTTCCGCTGCGCAAATACTATGGGGCAATGATCATAGGATTCGTATTCTTTCTTGGAATCATGGCGTACTACAGTGCTACATTCCGCCAGAGGAGAGATCAGGCAAAACAGGAAGTCAGCCTGGAAGAAGAATCGATTGGAGCTAATAACAGCGCAACACAGGAAAAAACAAAAACAACAACGCAAGACAAGAAAGAAACAGAGACAACGGCACAAATGAAACGTACCATGAGTGAAAGTGTTACGTATAATGGTACATCCAAACTGACATGGCCGATCAAAGGCAATATCATTCTTCCATACAGTGTAAATTCAACCATCTATTTTGAATCTCTTGACCAGTACCGTATCAACAAAGGAATCCTGATCGAAGCAAAAGAAGGAGACGAAGTGAAGGCAGTACGTAAGGCAAAGGTAAGAGAAATTAAAAAATCAGCAGAATATGGACAAACGGTATTGATGGATCTTGGAAATGAATATACCGTATTATACGGACAGCTTAAAGATATCAGAGTAAAAGAAGGAACAATGGTCAATGCAGGAGAAGTTATTGCAAAAGTCGCAGAGCCGACAAGTTATTACACATTAGAAGGAACGAATCTCTATTTTCAGATGGAAAAAGATAAAAAAAGTGTAGACCCTTTAAAATATCTGGAATAA
- a CDS encoding GIY-YIG nuclease family protein, translated as MKNVTYILKCSDNSLYTGWTNDIKHRLKMHNEGKGAKYTRGRGPVELVYLEEFDTKQEAMSKEAKIKRLTRKEKLLLIENYQQEQKLNLEH; from the coding sequence ATGAAGAATGTAACGTACATATTAAAATGCAGTGATAACAGTTTATACACAGGATGGACTAACGATATCAAACATCGCCTGAAGATGCATAATGAAGGAAAAGGTGCAAAATATACAAGAGGACGAGGACCAGTAGAACTTGTGTATCTTGAAGAATTTGATACAAAGCAGGAAGCAATGAGTAAAGAAGCAAAGATTAAACGTCTTACCAGAAAGGAAAAACTCCTGTTAATAGAAAACTACCAACAGGAGCAAAAATTAAATCTGGAACATTAA
- the trhA gene encoding PAQR family membrane homeostasis protein TrhA, whose product MKHKLKDPGSAITHLIGMILAAIVSIPLIIKSFLSGDYVRIISLIIFTISMIGLYGASTAYHSFNISPTINKKLKKLDHAMIFVLIAGSYTPICTIVLGSTLGYGLLSVIWIIAILGIVFKMFWVTCPKWVSSVMYIAMGWLCIVAIAPIIHSLSKTSFGWLLAGGIIYTVGGVIYALKIPWFENHWKNFGLHEIFHLFVMGGSLCHMILMFQI is encoded by the coding sequence ATGAAACATAAATTAAAAGATCCAGGAAGTGCAATTACCCATTTGATCGGAATGATCCTGGCCGCGATCGTTTCCATTCCATTGATCATCAAGAGCTTTTTAAGCGGTGATTATGTACGCATTATCTCTTTGATCATATTTACTATAAGTATGATTGGTCTTTATGGTGCAAGTACTGCTTATCACTCTTTTAATATTTCACCAACGATCAATAAGAAGTTAAAGAAACTTGACCATGCAATGATCTTTGTTCTGATCGCTGGTTCTTACACACCGATCTGTACGATCGTTCTTGGCAGCACGCTTGGATATGGACTTTTATCCGTAATCTGGATCATAGCGATCCTTGGTATCGTATTTAAGATGTTCTGGGTAACTTGTCCGAAGTGGGTATCTTCTGTCATGTATATCGCAATGGGATGGCTTTGTATCGTTGCGATCGCACCGATCATCCATAGTTTATCCAAGACATCTTTTGGATGGCTGCTTGCTGGCGGTATCATTTATACAGTTGGTGGTGTGATCTATGCACTAAAGATTCCTTGGTTCGAAAATCACTGGAAGAATTTTGGTCTGCATGAGATCTTTCATCTGTTTGTTATGGGTGGAAGTTTATGCCATATGATCTTAATGTTCCAGATTTAA
- a CDS encoding FadR/GntR family transcriptional regulator, which produces MEKTKKAYEIVIDSIKEQIMNQELVLGQGLPPEREISEKIGVSRNSVREALKILTVMGVVSSRQGAGNYISGNFKGYMVDALSMMFMLDKLDYDQINQIRIGLEMQAYALAVKNAETKDIIELQEYVNALDQSTDNDEKTMYDKKIHYAIAKASGNVLIVNILDALSEVMDIFIFEMRREILRTEKRKGMLQEAHKQIVECLLKRDVVNGQKALMKHFEMIDNIIHKEL; this is translated from the coding sequence ATGGAAAAAACAAAGAAAGCCTATGAGATTGTCATAGATAGTATCAAAGAGCAGATCATGAATCAGGAACTTGTTCTTGGACAAGGACTTCCACCAGAGAGAGAGATCTCAGAGAAGATTGGAGTCAGCAGGAATTCCGTTCGTGAAGCGTTGAAGATCTTAACTGTCATGGGAGTGGTCTCAAGTAGACAAGGAGCAGGAAATTATATATCAGGAAATTTTAAGGGATATATGGTAGATGCCCTTTCTATGATGTTTATGCTTGATAAGCTTGATTATGATCAGATCAACCAGATCCGTATCGGACTGGAGATGCAGGCATATGCACTTGCAGTGAAGAATGCAGAGACAAAAGACATCATAGAATTACAAGAATATGTGAATGCATTAGATCAGAGTACAGATAACGACGAGAAGACAATGTATGATAAGAAGATCCATTATGCGATCGCGAAAGCATCAGGCAATGTTCTGATCGTGAATATCTTAGATGCATTATCTGAAGTGATGGATATCTTCATTTTTGAAATGCGTCGAGAAATCTTAAGAACTGAGAAGCGAAAAGGAATGTTACAGGAAGCACATAAGCAGATTGTCGAATGTTTATTAAAGAGAGATGTGGTCAATGGACAGAAAGCATTGATGAAACATTTCGAGATGATTGATAACATTATTCACAAAGAACTTTAA
- a CDS encoding electron transfer flavoprotein subunit beta/FixA family protein, producing the protein MDILVCIKQVPASNKVEVDPVTGVLLRNGADSKMNPYDLYALETALKIREEVGGTISVISMGPPQAMTVIREAFAMGVDRGALLSDRRFGGADVLATSYTIAQGIKKMGDFDLILCGKQTTDGDTAQVGSEVSEWLNIPSVSNVKKISKVESDAITIEMDLPEELEIAKVQYPCLLSVDKDIFQPRLPSYVKKMDTADREIEVYSLDDMEDKDETHYGLNGSPTQVKRIFPPTANDHHEVWDGDGSEVADKLFHMITDMKFI; encoded by the coding sequence ATGGACATTTTAGTATGTATCAAACAGGTACCGGCATCTAATAAAGTGGAAGTTGATCCAGTAACCGGTGTGCTGTTAAGAAACGGAGCCGATTCAAAGATGAATCCATATGATCTGTATGCGTTAGAGACAGCGCTTAAGATCAGAGAAGAAGTAGGTGGAACGATCAGTGTCATCAGTATGGGACCACCACAGGCAATGACAGTGATCAGAGAAGCATTTGCCATGGGAGTTGACCGTGGAGCATTATTATCAGACCGAAGATTTGGTGGAGCCGATGTACTGGCAACAAGTTATACGATCGCACAGGGAATCAAGAAGATGGGAGATTTTGACCTGATCCTATGTGGAAAACAGACAACTGATGGTGACACAGCACAGGTTGGTTCCGAAGTATCTGAATGGTTAAATATCCCAAGTGTATCAAATGTAAAGAAGATATCTAAAGTAGAATCCGATGCGATCACGATCGAGATGGATCTGCCGGAAGAACTGGAGATTGCTAAAGTCCAGTATCCATGTTTGTTATCCGTAGATAAAGACATTTTCCAGCCAAGACTTCCATCCTATGTAAAGAAGATGGATACCGCAGACCGTGAAATTGAAGTATATTCCTTAGATGATATGGAAGACAAAGACGAAACACATTATGGATTAAATGGTTCACCAACACAGGTAAAACGAATTTTCCCTCCAACAGCGAATGACCATCATGAAGTATGGGACGGAGACGGAAGTGAAGTCGCAGACAAATTATTCCATATGATCACAGATATGAAATTTATCTAA
- a CDS encoding electron transfer flavoprotein subunit alpha, whose translation MPKLVIHQEKVEDPQVLVDICPFGAMEEKDGKLSINAACKMCKLCVKKGPAGAVEYVEDEKKEEIDKSQWNGIAVYVDHVDGEIHPVTYELIGKARELASKINHPVYALFMGNNISDKAEELLHYGVDKVFVYDFPELARFKIESYTSVFEDFIKKHQPCAILTGATTVGRQLAPRVAARMKTGLTADCTILEMDENTDLSQIRPAFGGNIMAHILTPNNRPQMATVRYKVMNAPERTEETHGEIISCAIDKEKIKAHVDVLDIVKKEPEKFIESADVLVVAGRGIKKEEDLAMIRELAELLDGQVACTRPLAEAGWVEAKCQVGLSGRTVRPKLIITCGVSGAIQFVAGMDHSDCIVSINSDEKAPIFKTAHYCLVGDVYDIVPKLIEKIKAAKGA comes from the coding sequence ATGCCAAAATTAGTAATACATCAGGAAAAAGTAGAAGATCCACAGGTTCTGGTTGATATTTGTCCATTCGGTGCGATGGAAGAAAAAGACGGAAAACTTTCTATCAATGCCGCATGTAAGATGTGCAAATTATGTGTGAAGAAAGGACCAGCTGGAGCAGTAGAATATGTAGAAGATGAGAAAAAAGAAGAAATTGATAAGAGTCAGTGGAACGGAATCGCTGTTTATGTCGATCATGTTGATGGAGAAATTCATCCAGTAACATACGAATTGATCGGAAAAGCACGAGAGCTGGCAAGTAAGATCAATCATCCAGTATATGCTTTATTTATGGGAAATAACATTTCAGATAAGGCAGAAGAATTATTACACTACGGAGTTGATAAAGTATTTGTTTACGACTTCCCAGAGTTAGCAAGATTCAAAATAGAATCTTATACATCTGTATTTGAAGATTTCATCAAGAAACATCAGCCATGTGCGATCCTGACAGGAGCAACAACAGTCGGAAGACAGTTGGCACCAAGGGTAGCTGCAAGAATGAAGACAGGATTAACAGCAGACTGTACGATTCTTGAGATGGATGAGAATACAGACCTTTCTCAGATCAGACCAGCATTTGGTGGAAACATCATGGCACATATCTTAACACCAAATAACCGTCCACAGATGGCAACGGTAAGATACAAAGTCATGAATGCACCAGAAAGAACAGAAGAAACACATGGAGAAATCATTTCATGTGCGATCGATAAAGAAAAGATCAAAGCACATGTGGATGTATTAGATATTGTAAAGAAAGAGCCAGAGAAGTTTATCGAATCTGCCGATGTTTTAGTCGTTGCAGGACGAGGAATCAAGAAAGAAGAAGACCTTGCAATGATCAGAGAATTAGCAGAACTGTTAGACGGACAGGTAGCCTGCACAAGACCACTTGCAGAAGCAGGATGGGTAGAAGCAAAATGTCAGGTAGGATTAAGTGGAAGAACCGTACGCCCGAAACTGATCATTACCTGTGGTGTATCAGGAGCCATTCAGTTTGTAGCTGGAATGGATCACTCTGACTGCATCGTATCCATTAATTCCGATGAAAAAGCACCGATCTTTAAGACAGCACATTATTGTCTGGTAGGAGATGTCTACGATATCGTACCAAAACTGATCGAGAAGATTAAAGCTGCGAAAGGGGCGTAA
- a CDS encoding FAD-binding oxidoreductase, with the protein MSYKKFDQADLEVIKNIIKDDERILYAENINEEYSHDELGGAQSYPDVVVKATSAEEISEIMKYAYENNIPVTPRGAGTGLVGSSVAIEHGIMIDSSLMNHILELDEENLTITVEPGVLLMELAAYVEDHDFFYPPDPGEKSATIGGNISTNAGGMRAVKYGVTRDYVRGLEVVLPNGKIVEFGGKVVKNSSGYSLKDLMIGSEGTLGFITKATLKLLPLPKKAISLLIPFKTLKEAIDTVPLIIKSKAIPTAIEFMQREVIIDAEEYLGKKFPDSQSDAYLLLKFDGNSTEEIEADYDKVAKLCLEAGALDVLISDTEEREESIWKARGAFLEAIKGSTTDMDEVDMVVPRNKVNEMVEYLHNLHNEVDIRIKSFGHAGDGNLHSYILKDDLSQEEFEKRMAEAMEKIYEKAAQLGGKVSGEHGIGFAKKPYLRESLDLETIELMSGIKKAFDPKNILNPHKVFQS; encoded by the coding sequence ATGAGTTATAAGAAATTTGATCAAGCTGATTTAGAAGTTATCAAAAATATCATAAAAGACGATGAAAGAATTTTATATGCAGAAAATATCAACGAAGAATACAGTCATGATGAATTAGGAGGAGCACAAAGCTACCCAGATGTTGTAGTAAAAGCGACTTCTGCAGAAGAAATCTCTGAGATCATGAAATATGCATATGAAAATAATATTCCGGTCACACCAAGAGGAGCTGGAACCGGTCTGGTAGGATCTTCCGTAGCGATCGAACACGGGATCATGATCGATTCAAGCCTCATGAATCATATATTAGAACTTGATGAAGAAAACTTAACGATCACCGTAGAACCAGGAGTTTTATTAATGGAACTTGCTGCCTACGTGGAAGATCATGATTTCTTCTACCCACCAGATCCAGGAGAGAAATCCGCAACGATCGGTGGAAATATCAGTACAAATGCCGGTGGTATGCGTGCTGTAAAATATGGCGTGACCAGAGATTATGTCAGAGGTCTTGAAGTTGTCCTTCCAAATGGAAAGATCGTGGAATTTGGAGGAAAGGTTGTAAAAAACAGTTCCGGATATTCCTTAAAAGACCTGATGATCGGTTCCGAAGGAACCTTAGGCTTTATCACAAAAGCCACATTAAAATTACTCCCTCTGCCTAAAAAGGCAATTAGTTTACTGATACCATTTAAAACCTTAAAAGAAGCAATTGACACAGTACCTCTCATTATCAAGTCCAAAGCAATCCCAACTGCCATTGAGTTTATGCAGAGGGAGGTCATCATTGATGCAGAAGAGTACCTAGGTAAAAAATTCCCAGATTCCCAATCCGATGCGTACCTTCTGCTCAAATTTGACGGCAATTCAACAGAAGAGATTGAAGCAGATTATGATAAAGTTGCAAAACTTTGTTTAGAGGCAGGAGCACTTGACGTACTGATCTCAGATACAGAAGAAAGAGAAGAATCTATCTGGAAAGCCAGAGGAGCCTTCCTTGAAGCAATCAAAGGATCTACAACTGATATGGATGAAGTAGACATGGTCGTACCAAGAAATAAAGTCAATGAAATGGTAGAATATCTTCATAACTTACATAATGAAGTAGATATACGTATCAAGAGTTTCGGACATGCTGGAGATGGAAACCTTCATTCTTATATCTTAAAAGATGACTTAAGTCAGGAAGAATTTGAAAAACGAATGGCAGAAGCAATGGAGAAGATCTACGAGAAAGCTGCACAGTTAGGTGGAAAAGTATCCGGAGAACATGGAATCGGATTTGCGAAGAAGCCATATTTGAGAGAATCTCTTGATCTAGAAACAATTGAGTTAATGAGTGGAATTAAGAAAGCATTTGATCCAAAGAATATCTTGAATCCACATAAAGTATTCCAGAGCTAA
- a CDS encoding Fur family transcriptional regulator, producing MQPATKKSKQRDAIIKFLMTRKDHPTADMVYMNIKEEFPKISLGTVYRNLALLSERGEILKLSYEGGADHYDACTDPHYHFVCQECGAVIDLEMAPIDEKLNEIASENFPGKITQNIVYFKGICKNCLKNH from the coding sequence ATGCAGCCAGCAACGAAAAAAAGCAAGCAAAGAGATGCCATCATAAAGTTTTTAATGACTCGCAAAGACCATCCAACTGCCGATATGGTATATATGAATATCAAAGAAGAGTTTCCTAAGATCAGTCTTGGAACAGTCTATCGAAATCTTGCATTATTAAGTGAGCGAGGGGAAATACTAAAGCTATCTTACGAAGGAGGAGCAGACCATTACGATGCATGCACCGATCCACACTATCATTTTGTGTGTCAGGAATGTGGAGCAGTCATCGATTTGGAGATGGCACCGATCGATGAGAAGTTAAATGAGATCGCAAGTGAGAACTTTCCTGGAAAGATTACACAGAATATTGTTTATTTTAAAGGAATCTGCAAAAATTGTTTAAAAAATCATTGA
- a CDS encoding NADH peroxidase, giving the protein MKKWICTVCGYVHEGEQPPEKCPQCGVPADKFKEQVEGEKEWAAEHVVGVAKGVSEDILADLRANFEGECSEVGMYLAMARVAHREGYPEIGLYWEKAAYEEAEHAAKFAELLGEVVTDSTKKNLEMRVDAEHGATEGKFDLAKRAKAANLDAIHDTVHEMARDEARHGKAFEGLLKRYFG; this is encoded by the coding sequence ATGAAGAAATGGATTTGTACAGTATGCGGATATGTACACGAAGGAGAACAGCCACCAGAGAAATGTCCACAGTGTGGAGTACCAGCAGATAAATTCAAAGAGCAGGTAGAAGGAGAAAAAGAATGGGCAGCAGAACACGTAGTAGGTGTTGCCAAAGGTGTCAGCGAAGATATCTTAGCTGATCTAAGAGCAAATTTCGAAGGAGAATGTTCTGAAGTAGGAATGTACCTTGCAATGGCAAGAGTAGCTCACAGAGAAGGATATCCAGAGATCGGATTATACTGGGAGAAAGCAGCATACGAAGAAGCAGAACATGCAGCAAAATTTGCTGAGTTATTAGGTGAAGTTGTAACAGACAGCACAAAGAAGAACTTAGAGATGCGTGTAGATGCAGAACATGGAGCAACAGAAGGTAAATTTGACCTTGCAAAACGTGCGAAAGCAGCAAACTTAGATGCAATCCATGATACAGTTCATGAGATGGCAAGAGACGAAGCACGTCATGGTAAAGCATTTGAAGGATTATTAAAGAGATACTTCGGATAA